In Rissa tridactyla isolate bRisTri1 chromosome 21, bRisTri1.patW.cur.20221130, whole genome shotgun sequence, the genomic window GGGGGTGCAGCTGGGCTGAGGGGGGTTATGTAGTTCCTTGGGGGGTTCAGGCCGTGGGGGTGGTGTGGCTGGGTCTGTGTGGGGTTCgttgtgctgggggtgggggggaagaggtgAGGCCTTGGGGGGTGGTTAAGCCAGGGAGGAGGTTCCCCTCCTTAGGGGCGAGTGGGTCAGTCTGGGTTGGGTTATGTGAACCAGGTCCCCGCTGTTCCCCCGCCTCGGGGCCCCTGTCTATGGGAGGTGGGTCTGTGCGCTCAGGAAGAGGTGCCCTGTCCATGGAGATGGGAAGGGCAGAGCCGGGGTTGGAGATCTTGCCTGGGGGGGTGTCCCATCTCTAAGGCAGTTTTGGGTTTTCCTGTTGCACTGAAAGGGAGAGCAGGGTGcctttggggtgggaggggatgtCCCTGTCTGCTGGAGGTTTGGAGGGACGGGGCACTGGTGGGTGTCCCTGTCTGAGGCTCCTCTGGGCACAGATGGCCCCAGCAGGGCCATGTGTGCCCCTGTCCATGAAGGGACAGCATTTCACCCTGAAGGGACAAGGGTTGTCCCAGGTGTTGCAGCCCTGTTAGGGGTGTGGAGCCCCTGGACCAGGAGGATTTGTTAGATTCAGCTGGGGACTGAGGAGTGGGACTGGTTATAAAGTGGGGGATTTGGTTCTTTTCCTCCAGCTGGATGCGAGACCAGCTCCAGGAACAGGCTCCTGAGACTCTGGTTATCACACCAGGATAACGACTTGAAACCCAGGTTATTTCTtcttagccaaaaaaaaaaaaaagcctcaataTTAAGTGCTTTTTTGAAGCGCTAATTTTGCCAGTGATAAAATCCAGCCTCTCAGTTTCAGCACAATGCAAAGAGCCTCACGACTGAAGAGGGAGCTCTCCCTCTTGACCACAGAGCCGCCACCAGGCATCACCTGCTggcaaaatgaaaaccagctgGATAACCTACGAGCACGTACGTACTTCTCCGCTGGGGCTTGTCTCCGAGTAAGGGCTGCGTTAGAGTTTGCTGACGGGTTTGGATTCACTGGGTGGTGGGTACTTTATAGGTTTCATGGAAGCGTGGAATTTTAGGAAaacactgttggtttttttcttgtctttctttaaaCATAGTCTGGCTGATGGCTCAGCCAGTCTGCCTATGGCTTTGATGGCCATGGGGTGGAATTGGTCTCAGATCAGATGACATTTTTTTATTCCTGGCTCTGAGCAGTGTTAGAGCTCTGTAACTGGAGGGTATGCAGAGGCTGTTGGATAATTTCAAGTGAATTTTGAATATAATGCTTATGttttaatcttcttttaaagaaattttggGAGGTGCAGACACACCGTATGAGAAAGGAATATTCAACCTGGAAATAGTTGTTCCTGAAAGGTAAGCGGGCAACGACATCTAGTTAAGTAGTGCTTCCTTCAAacggttttgtcagtgttaggtcgatggttggacttgatgatctgaaaggtcctttccaacctagacaactctatgaaatataaattaactGATGTAAGGTATTTTATACAAGTGCTACCATTTTGGTCTTTTCTTTAGGCCCCCAGCAAAGAACGTGGTTGATTGTGTGAGACCCTTTAAGGAATGTAACTGTTATTTCCATTGGCTGATACGCGTATTTCACACTGGGCATCCTCAGATGCGTGATTAACAGCCTAAAAGCGTTATGAGAAGATCTCTGCCTGATTGCGTTGTCTCAAAGCTTTCTGGAAAGGAGCTTGTTCATGAGTAAAAAGCTTCCTGTCGTGTTTGCTGCTCTGGGCAAAGCTACGCAGGGAAGTGCGAAAGCCGAAAGCATCGAAGGCAGAGCACTGTCTCCTCCCAAAACTTGTGAGGAAGGATGTCACTCAGTAAATGGCTGGGAGGAGGAAATGACAGCATTGCATGCGTGATGAAGCAACTGGCAGACAaatataaaaacaatttttttgtttcttaacacTTCTCTCTTGAAGGTACCCGTTTGAGCCCCCAAAGATTCGCTTTCTGACCCCTATCTATCATCCTAACATTGACTCTGCTGGAAGGATTTGCCTGGATGTTCTTAAATTACCACCAAAGGTAAGATAGCCACTTGGGCATGGGTAAGCGAGCCTGGAGAGGAAAATGAACTCCTTatctttttcttgtaaaagccTTATTGAATGTCTGTTCGCTACTGACTTATTTACATAGGAGCACAGGAGTAAAGTTTTTGAGCGGCATCTCCTTTGTTTAGAGACTAGAACATGACCTTCTTTGTTCCAGATAAATTTCTAAGGTTTTAAGGATTGGAGTCAGAAGGCATTAGGTGTCCCTGTGAAAACGGGCTACCCCGATGCCGACCCGGCAGAGAGGCGCAGGCTACGGCCTGTGGTTGTCAGTCAGGCTTCCTCGGAGAGGCCACAGCCTGTGTGTTGAGAGCAGATCTGGTGTTTTCTGGGGGGGATTAAGTGCTCTGAGTCCTGAGGCAGCTTGTGGGCAGGTTGGGTTTAAATGCCCTACGTCCTGAGGTGTCTCTAGGCAGCCCGTGGGCTCTGCTGAACTGCTGCTCTGTCCCGTTTTCTCGAAGGGCGCGTGGAGACCTGCCTTGAACATCTCCACGCTGCTGACCTCCATCCAGCTGCTGATGGCGGAGCCCAACCCTGACGACCCGCTCATGGCAGACATAGTACgtgacctcctcttcctctcttgtgGCCGTGGGCGCAGGCCGGGAAGGAACGGTGGGCTAGATTTAGGCTGTGCTTCCGCCTTGCTCGCTCCGGATTGACACGCTAGAACGTTCCGTCGCAGCGTGGCTTGGCGACTGTGTTTCCCCGAAGCGGTTGGGACGTGCGGCACAGGGTTCATGCCAGCGGTGGAAAAGAGATGGGAAAGGTTTTATCGTCAACCCTGCCAGCGCAAACGACTGCGTACCTTCTGCAAGCAAACGAAAACAAGCAAAATGAATTTTGTGCTTCATGCCGTGTGCTTGTAGTGGTTCCGGTCTGGTTCTAGGAGTCCTAAAGCCAGAGCTTGGTCCCAGCGCCTCGGTCTGATGTTTGTGTTAAATCAAATCTCTTGTCTTTTTTGTCTTGCTCGTTACATTTAGTCCTCGGAGTACAAGTACAACAAGCAACTCTTCTTGCGAAACGCCAAGGAGTGGACTGAGAAATACGCGAGCCAGCAGAAGAGGGTAAGGAACGCGCTCCGCTTTCTCAGCTGAGGGTAACTCCGTCTTTGCGAACGGTCCGTCTCATCTCACTTTGCCTTTCGCCACCACTTTGTGCCCACTGCCTTTGGCCGCTTTCgttctttcctccccttctcttctgtgtcttgggggtgtatttaatttcattatacttttttttttttttaagatcattaGGTTCCCTCCTTCCAAATAAATGTGTTCATTCACAAATAATTGCAGTGGAGGAAGGACGAGTAAAGCTGAAACCTGATAAAACCCCTCCCcggggatgctgcagccctgtTTATTTCTCTGCTCTGTTCCGCTGTGGCTGTCTCTCGCGCTCAGCTGCGCCCGTGCTCCACCTGCTTCTCCCTTCCCAGACCAGTCTCCCCAATTCCCGGCAGAGAACAGCCTTCCTGCCGCCCCCCGgcctctcttcccttctgcccCCTGGCTTATCTCacggtggggcggggggcggggaggggttgTCACATAAAAACAAACTGCATTTAAGcagatcaaaaccaaaaaaatcggTTCTGTTTGggccttctcctttccctccccgcACCTGACTCGGACAACGTGCTTTCCGAGAGGGAAATGTCTCCTACCTGGAAGCTCCGGAGCGGTGCCGGCTGCTTCCGCTCTCAATGCGTTTGTAAGTTCATTGCGTGGGTTGTTAAAGGGCTCGGGGTGAGGGATCTGTTCAACGACCCTCAGCAACACGCTGGCCCCGGAGCGGCCTGGCTCATACCCGTACGTGGCGCTTCCAGGCTCAGTCATTCCCCCGCTCCCCTGTCAATCCCCTTCCTAAacttcccagccctgggagcaggaTAAAGGGTCGGGAAAGCTCAGTTCTGATCTTGGCGGAAGGCAGGGCATTCCAAGGTGCGCACACACACAGCTGGGAACACGCAGCGGTGCCAAGGGCTGTAAAACTGAATTATTCGCGGCTCTGGCTTTTATTTCTTGCGTTCTCCCAGGCTTCCAAGcctttggaagagaaaataaaccaaagcGAAAGGAGTGCTGCCGATGGCTCTGCCgtgcagaagagaaaagggagtaACCTCagcaagaaggagaagaaatCTCGCCTGGATTCCTGAGcgggttgtggtggtggtgtggctGGCTGGCACCTCCGCTTTCCCTGTCCTTGGCCCTGTACACAggttttcctgaatattttaacTGACGTGTAgctggctttgcttttctgtttcctagggttgtttttttgtgtgtgtgagaagttccattaaataaataaaatataaagctttaatttatatctatttttctgttttgttgtgtggAATTTTGGGAATattgagaagaaaagggaaaactggaAGTACCGGTTCAGCTTCCCATTTCCAGCTTCCTCTCGGAGAAATGGGAACAGCACCAGGTATTTCAGATCCTGTTTTACTGTCCCTGTTTCGGCACGAACAGCAGGGGCTGAGCAGCGGCCACACTGGGACCACTTTGTGGAAATCCTTCTCCGTGCGGGACAAGGAGCCggaggggctgaggaggaaggaggagaggtttGGGTGgtgcacggggtggggggggtccctgtcacCAGAGCTGTTTAATTTTGTGAAGATCGATGGCAGAGCGCagtgggagcagctctgcagagagggaccggggagtcctggtggacaccaagttgcccgtgagccagcgatgtgccctggtggccaagaaggacaagGGTCTCCTGGGGGGCGTTAAACAGAGCGTGGCCAGCgggtggagggaggttcatcctccccctcggctctgccctggggaggccacagctggagcactggggccagttctgggctccgcggttccagaaggacagggaactgctggagaggggacagcaaagggccaccaagatgctgaggggactggaacatctctctgatgaggaaaggttgagggatttgggtctcttcagtctggaaaaaagacggctgaggggggaccttatcaacgctgataaatactgaaagggggggtgtcaggaggatggggccaggctcttctcagtggtgcccggggacaggacaaggggtaacgggcacaaacttgcccatgggaagttccatctcaacatgaggaggaacttctttgctgtgagggtggcagagccctggcac contains:
- the UBE2T gene encoding ubiquitin-conjugating enzyme E2 T; translated protein: MQRASRLKRELSLLTTEPPPGITCWQNENQLDNLRAQILGGADTPYEKGIFNLEIVVPERYPFEPPKIRFLTPIYHPNIDSAGRICLDVLKLPPKGAWRPALNISTLLTSIQLLMAEPNPDDPLMADISSEYKYNKQLFLRNAKEWTEKYASQQKRASKPLEEKINQSERSAADGSAVQKRKGSNLSKKEKKSRLDS